Proteins encoded in a region of the Balaenoptera ricei isolate mBalRic1 chromosome 19, mBalRic1.hap2, whole genome shotgun sequence genome:
- the LOC132353812 gene encoding protein YAE1 homolog — protein sequence MSWFRAAPLAQGPGEEGDVFDEEADESVLVHREWRSHMQRRVKEGYRDGIDAGKAVTLQQGFNQGYKEGAEVIINYGQLRGTLSALLSWCHLHDNSAALISKINNLLDAVGQCEEYVLRHLKSITPQPHVVDLLDSIQDMDLCHIAPAEEKIDEAKDERFYENNAEFNKNCSKNLSGVDCSSLKCCRTQERAHSENPSLTWILEQTASLVKQLGVSIDILQHLKQL from the coding sequence ATGTCGTGGTTTCGAGCCGCTCCTTTGGCCCAGGGTCCTGGAGAGGAGGGGGACGTTTTTGACGAGGAAGCTGACGAGTCGGTCCTGGTGCATCGGGAATGGCGGAGCCACATGCAGAGACGAGTCAAAGAAGGCTATAGAGATGGAATAGATGCTGGCAAAGCAGTTACTCTTCAACAAGGTTTCAATCAAGGTTATAAGGAAGGTGCAGAAGTCATTATAAACTATGGACAACTCAGAGGAACATTGAGTGCTTTGCTCTCCTGGTGTCACCTTCATGATAATAGTGCAGCTTTgatcagtaaaataaataatcttcTGGATGCAGTTGGCCAGTGTGAAGAGTATGTGCTCAGACATCTGAAATCAATCACTCCACAGCCCCATGTTGTAGATTTATTGGACTCCATTCAGGATATGGACCTTTGTCATATAGCTCCAGCTGAGGAAAAGATTGATGAAGCTAAAGATGAAAGATTCTATGAAAATAATGCTGAGTTTAACAAAAACTGTAGCAAGAATCTTAGTGGGGTAGAttgttcatctttaaaatgttgtAGAACACAGGAGCGTGCACATTCCGAAAACCCAAGCCTCACTTGGATTTTAGAACAGACAGCCAGTTTGGTAAAACAGCTGGGAGTATCAATAGACATATTACAGCACCTCAAACAACTAtaa